One genomic segment of Pandoraea sputorum includes these proteins:
- the panH gene encoding pandorabactin biosynthesis dioxygenase PanH: MLDTMLDVRALRTNGDLPMVVEPRDAGVPIEAAASALHALVDEYLPTHGGVLFRGFKVDGDAAFREFAASFGHSLLTYEFGSTPRSKVAQGVYTSTEYPPHQHIPLHNEQSYTRDWPMKIWFYSVLTAQEGGETPIADSRRIYARLPQDLRERFASKGLMYVRNFGNGFDVPWMQVFNTEDRAEVEAYCRAHRIACEWKDDGELRTRQLCQAVAQHPVTGDWVWFNQAHLFHISNLEPDVRETLLDVVGEEDLPRNVYYGDGSPIEEDALAAIRHVLEAEKISFPWQNGDVLMLDNMLAAHARSPFKGPRKVVVAMAQAHGADR, translated from the coding sequence ATGCTCGATACGATGCTCGATGTGCGCGCCCTGCGCACCAATGGCGACCTCCCGATGGTGGTCGAACCGCGCGATGCCGGTGTGCCGATCGAGGCCGCTGCCAGTGCCCTTCATGCGCTGGTGGACGAATATCTCCCGACTCATGGCGGCGTTCTGTTCCGTGGTTTCAAGGTCGATGGCGATGCGGCGTTCCGCGAGTTCGCCGCGTCATTCGGTCATTCGCTGCTGACCTATGAGTTCGGCTCGACGCCGCGCAGCAAAGTCGCGCAAGGCGTCTATACATCCACCGAATATCCGCCGCACCAGCACATTCCTTTGCATAACGAACAGTCGTACACGCGGGACTGGCCGATGAAGATCTGGTTCTACAGCGTGCTCACGGCGCAGGAAGGCGGCGAGACGCCGATTGCCGACAGCCGCCGTATCTACGCCCGTCTGCCGCAAGACCTGCGCGAGCGCTTCGCGAGCAAGGGGCTGATGTACGTGCGCAACTTCGGTAACGGTTTCGACGTGCCCTGGATGCAGGTCTTCAACACTGAAGACCGTGCCGAAGTCGAAGCGTATTGCCGCGCGCACCGCATTGCCTGCGAGTGGAAAGACGACGGCGAGCTGCGCACGCGCCAGCTGTGTCAGGCCGTTGCGCAACATCCCGTGACGGGCGACTGGGTCTGGTTCAATCAGGCGCACCTGTTCCACATCTCCAACCTCGAACCCGACGTGCGCGAGACGTTGCTCGACGTCGTCGGCGAGGAGGACCTGCCGCGCAACGTGTACTACGGCGACGGCAGTCCCATCGAGGAAGACGCGCTAGCCGCCATTCGTCACGTTCTGGAAGCGGAGAAGATCAGTTTCCCGTGGCAGAACGGCGACGTGCTGATGCTCGACAACATGCTCGCGGCACACGCGCGCTCGCCGTTCAAGGGGCCGCGCAAGGTCGTCGTGGCGATGGCGCAGGCGCACGGGGCCGACCGCTGA